Proteins encoded within one genomic window of Lysinibacillus louembei:
- a CDS encoding Mor transcription activator family protein has product MDYSKLDSSCFNGSYKEFIELIGYKNTLLVYNHFAGQYVTFPKKFLSEQYLYEAIVNEYDGTNAKALAKKYGYSYSWVMKILKREHCNK; this is encoded by the coding sequence ATGGATTATAGCAAGTTAGATAGTTCCTGTTTTAATGGATCATATAAGGAATTTATTGAATTAATTGGATACAAAAATACTTTGCTAGTGTATAATCATTTTGCTGGTCAATATGTAACATTTCCTAAGAAATTCTTATCAGAACAATATTTATACGAAGCCATTGTCAATGAGTATGATGGGACAAATGCGAAGGCTTTAGCAAAAAAATATGGCTATTCATATAGTTGGGTGATGAAGATATTGAAACGGGAGCATTGTAACAAATAA
- a CDS encoding RNA polymerase sigma factor, whose product MKTFAGLRVHEIVQTYSDTLIRIAVQQTKNMSEAEDIVQDVYMTLMRQKKPFDNEVHLKAWLIKVTFNKCKDYFKSSRVKKTVPITEEMSFTAKEEQIVLPEIFELNPKERTIVYLHYYEGYTTEEIANLLEMKVNTVGSKLRRARMKLKKILEEGS is encoded by the coding sequence ATGAAAACGTTCGCCGGCTTACGTGTTCATGAGATTGTTCAAACTTATAGCGACACCTTAATACGAATCGCTGTGCAGCAGACAAAAAATATGTCTGAGGCTGAGGATATTGTTCAAGATGTCTATATGACACTTATGAGACAGAAAAAACCATTTGATAACGAAGTACATTTAAAGGCTTGGCTTATCAAAGTGACTTTTAATAAATGCAAGGATTATTTTAAGTCTTCCCGCGTCAAGAAGACGGTACCGATAACAGAAGAGATGTCGTTTACCGCAAAAGAGGAACAGATTGTTCTCCCTGAAATTTTTGAGCTTAATCCGAAAGAGAGGACCATTGTTTATTTGCATTATTACGAAGGCTATACGACTGAAGAAATCGCCAATCTATTAGAGATGAAAGTAAACACAGTAGGCTCAAAGCTGAGAAGGGCTCGAATGAAGTTAAAAAAGATTTTAGAGGAAGGGAGTTAA
- a CDS encoding DUF6612 family protein, with the protein MGCIWKAMKICFWFMLIISAIAMIFVYFEEKGNETFSHVEELDAKELVAEAFSNLRAYESYHMYSESNTKGDISKFIASESVQTKEIFNVDYHTLNDSYKITGNLVKNDETTTIAEIKVGSDIYQSIDGGKFNYVSLDESTILAGEKTGVLASSEFTNEPEIDDLIAQGDISVGAYESKKADEKDYYLIEGNMPESYVLNMVNQTFFGDVDKEASSFKIENLIVFEDELQMTIDKERKNLLSTYIHLRFSFEVEGHTMEMDVETIKRYSNFNEVEMITLPNLE; encoded by the coding sequence ATGGGTTGTATTTGGAAAGCTATGAAAATCTGTTTTTGGTTTATGTTGATTATATCAGCTATTGCAATGATATTCGTCTACTTTGAGGAAAAGGGAAATGAAACGTTTAGCCATGTTGAAGAGTTGGATGCCAAGGAGTTGGTAGCGGAAGCTTTTAGTAATTTGAGAGCTTATGAGAGTTATCATATGTATTCTGAATCTAACACAAAGGGGGATATTTCTAAGTTTATTGCTAGCGAATCTGTACAAACAAAAGAAATATTTAATGTAGATTATCATACATTGAATGATTCATATAAAATAACAGGGAATTTGGTTAAAAATGATGAGACAACTACTATTGCGGAAATAAAGGTGGGTTCAGATATTTACCAATCTATAGATGGCGGGAAATTTAATTATGTTAGCTTAGATGAATCTACCATACTGGCAGGTGAAAAAACAGGGGTATTGGCAAGTTCTGAATTTACCAATGAGCCAGAAATAGATGATTTAATTGCTCAAGGTGATATTTCTGTAGGAGCTTATGAATCTAAAAAAGCAGATGAAAAGGACTATTATTTAATAGAAGGAAATATGCCTGAATCGTATGTATTAAATATGGTGAATCAAACCTTTTTTGGAGATGTGGATAAAGAAGCATCATCTTTTAAAATAGAAAATTTAATTGTCTTTGAGGATGAACTTCAAATGACAATTGATAAGGAGCGTAAAAATTTATTATCAACATATATCCATCTGAGATTTAGCTTTGAAGTTGAAGGTCATACAATGGAAATGGATGTGGAAACAATTAAGAGATATTCTAATTTCAATGAAGTAGAAATGATTACTTTACCAAATTTAGAATAG
- a CDS encoding deoxyguanosinetriphosphate triphosphohydrolase, whose product MLEWAKLLNGERQRKSESKSYPHRNEFDKDYERIIYSSSLRRLQDKAQVFPLQNNDFTRTRLTHSLEVASLGRSLAWNIGEWLIEKKAFEGFAEAKQLASLVEVSCLVHDLGNPPFGHYGEDIIRKWFKEWFASDLYKDKVTDTDTDTDTDTDKIIFDELSTQQKNDFIYFEGNAQAIRILSKLQFLNDQYGANFSYATLATLMKYPWASDHGKVKKKKKFGYFYSERELFKEIVSKTGTEECRHPATYILEAADDIAYLTADIEDAVKKDVFDWDKIYQEIRHEFGELYPKEFYRLEDLRRKALLNKVPNKNLINVQNFKVTIQGIMIIAVVNTFKEKYDLIMNGEFEGDLLSNSTARTLSDKLRDVAFKYVFSNKEVLTLELVGDRVLNDLLDLFVNAVVNVKSIKKTKSKHEKLVHLISENFRHIQRISEKGEPTVEFEDLPLYNRLQLVTDFISGMTDGYAVNLHQELLGVKLP is encoded by the coding sequence ATGTTAGAATGGGCAAAATTATTAAATGGGGAAAGACAAAGAAAATCAGAGAGTAAAAGCTACCCACATCGGAATGAGTTTGATAAAGATTATGAACGTATAATTTATTCATCATCTTTAAGAAGATTACAAGATAAGGCACAAGTATTTCCTTTACAAAATAATGATTTTACTAGAACTCGTTTAACACATTCTTTAGAAGTAGCTTCATTAGGTAGATCGTTAGCATGGAACATAGGGGAATGGTTAATTGAAAAAAAGGCATTCGAAGGGTTTGCCGAAGCTAAGCAATTAGCATCATTAGTAGAAGTATCTTGTTTAGTACATGATTTAGGAAATCCACCTTTTGGGCACTATGGTGAAGATATCATTAGGAAATGGTTTAAAGAATGGTTTGCTTCAGATTTGTATAAAGATAAAGTTACAGATACAGATACAGATACAGATACAGATACAGATAAAATTATATTTGATGAACTAAGCACTCAACAAAAAAATGACTTTATTTACTTTGAAGGCAATGCTCAAGCAATTCGAATTTTGAGTAAACTTCAATTTTTAAACGATCAATATGGGGCAAATTTTAGTTATGCAACATTAGCAACTTTAATGAAATATCCATGGGCTTCTGATCATGGAAAAGTTAAAAAGAAAAAGAAATTTGGTTATTTTTATTCTGAAAGAGAATTATTCAAAGAAATTGTGAGTAAGACAGGTACTGAGGAATGTAGACATCCTGCAACATATATTCTTGAAGCAGCAGATGATATTGCATATCTAACTGCAGATATTGAAGATGCTGTGAAAAAAGATGTATTTGACTGGGATAAAATCTATCAGGAAATTAGACATGAATTTGGGGAATTATATCCAAAAGAATTTTATAGATTAGAAGATTTACGTAGAAAAGCATTATTGAATAAAGTACCAAATAAAAATTTAATTAATGTACAAAATTTTAAAGTAACTATTCAAGGAATAATGATAATTGCTGTTGTAAATACTTTCAAAGAAAAATATGATTTAATAATGAATGGAGAATTTGAAGGAGATTTATTATCTAACTCCACAGCGCGTACACTTTCTGATAAACTAAGAGACGTGGCATTTAAATATGTATTTTCAAATAAAGAGGTCCTAACATTGGAATTAGTAGGAGATAGAGTATTAAATGATTTATTGGATTTGTTTGTTAATGCGGTAGTAAATGTTAAAAGTATCAAAAAGACTAAATCAAAACATGAAAAATTAGTCCATCTGATTTCAGAGAATTTTAGGCATATCCAAAGAATTTCTGAGAAAGGGGAGCCTACTGTAGAATTTGAAGATTTACCTTTATACAATAGACTTCAATTAGTAACAGACTTTATTTCAGGTATGACAGATGGCTATGCAGTTAATCTGCATCAAGAATTGTTAGGAGTAAAGCTTCCATAA